Proteins from a single region of Salinibacter grassmerensis:
- a CDS encoding N-acetylglucosamine kinase, with amino-acid sequence MSENHFFAGLDAGGSKTLLLAECEACPERIDRHGPAANPQRVGMDQSVQVLSTLVRKTLRSQRPVDQLSVCAGVAGAGRPDEQQALADRLRRKLRDDAKSVAVEVVHDAYIALDAAFGSESGLVVIAGTGSVVLARTRAGTAHRVGGWGHLLGDPGSGYAMGQAGLRAVAEAFDGGADTTLRPRIAREYGVDERAALLHWVYRDRPPLQDVAPLVIEASADGDAVATDILTSQVAELVRQVEWLLRETDDVAPRIALLGGMLQNEHYAAALRRALVDQIPDWSVEVLRHEPAVGALRRARRLDE; translated from the coding sequence GTGTCCGAAAATCACTTCTTCGCTGGCCTTGACGCCGGCGGTTCCAAGACGCTGCTGCTCGCCGAATGCGAAGCATGCCCGGAACGGATTGATCGTCATGGACCCGCCGCCAACCCGCAACGGGTCGGAATGGACCAGTCGGTCCAGGTGCTGTCCACGCTGGTACGGAAGACCCTTCGGTCCCAACGGCCCGTCGACCAGCTGTCGGTCTGTGCGGGCGTGGCCGGCGCGGGCCGCCCCGACGAGCAGCAGGCCCTGGCCGACCGGCTTCGCCGGAAACTGAGGGACGACGCAAAGTCGGTCGCTGTAGAGGTGGTCCACGACGCCTACATTGCCCTGGATGCGGCCTTTGGTTCGGAGAGCGGGCTCGTGGTCATCGCGGGTACCGGCTCCGTCGTGCTTGCCCGGACGCGGGCAGGGACCGCCCACCGGGTCGGAGGGTGGGGGCACCTTCTTGGGGATCCGGGCAGCGGGTACGCCATGGGACAGGCGGGCCTACGGGCCGTCGCGGAGGCCTTCGACGGAGGGGCCGATACGACCCTCCGCCCGCGCATCGCCAGGGAGTACGGCGTCGATGAACGGGCCGCTCTCCTTCACTGGGTGTATCGGGACCGTCCCCCCCTTCAGGACGTCGCTCCGCTTGTGATTGAAGCCTCGGCGGACGGGGACGCGGTGGCAACGGACATTCTGACTTCCCAGGTGGCCGAGTTGGTGCGGCAGGTCGAGTGGCTGCTTCGTGAAACGGACGACGTGGCGCCCCGAATTGCACTGCTCGGGGGGATGCTCCAGAACGAGCACTACGCAGCGGCACTCCGACGCGCCCTTGTTGACCAGATCCCGGACTGGTCGGTGGAGGTGCTCCGGCATGAGCCGGCCGTAGGGGCCCTGCGCCGTGCGCGCCGCTTGGATGAGTAA
- a CDS encoding LacI family DNA-binding transcriptional regulator produces the protein MEDDMTIDQVAELAYVSRSVVSRVLNDHPNVSEEARERVMRVVEEHDYRPSSVARSLATDRSFEISVLTPRRGDESLANGYWPLLYSGLFERCLERGYFVSLSMVSDWMEDEVEDRARDSRFDGYVLVTTEVTDLVASTLEADGAPTVLIGQDASWDAFSSVDIDNEQGGYEAGRHLCDLGYEEIGLILGSRALEESAHRRQGIERALSEAGIAVSDRHVAEGDYSQESGHSIVRAWAEQGRMPRALFCASDTMAMGALLALNQADYEVPDEVAIVGFDDLPAAQYTIPPLTTVRQPVYEKGQAAIDLLIDHIENDETDPVHTELEPELVVRQSCGAR, from the coding sequence ATGGAAGACGACATGACGATCGATCAGGTGGCCGAGCTGGCGTACGTGTCCCGATCGGTGGTATCCCGCGTGCTGAACGACCACCCAAACGTCAGTGAGGAGGCCCGAGAGCGGGTGATGCGCGTGGTTGAGGAGCACGACTACCGCCCCAGCTCGGTCGCCCGGAGCCTCGCCACCGACCGATCCTTCGAGATTAGTGTGCTCACCCCCCGGCGAGGAGACGAGTCCCTGGCCAACGGCTACTGGCCGTTGCTGTATTCGGGGCTCTTCGAGCGGTGCCTAGAGCGCGGGTACTTCGTGTCACTGTCGATGGTGTCCGACTGGATGGAGGACGAGGTGGAGGACCGGGCTCGAGACTCTCGGTTCGACGGATACGTCCTGGTCACCACGGAGGTCACGGACCTCGTCGCGTCCACGCTCGAAGCGGACGGGGCCCCGACGGTGCTCATCGGACAGGACGCGAGTTGGGACGCCTTTAGCTCCGTCGACATCGACAACGAGCAGGGGGGCTACGAAGCGGGGCGTCACCTCTGCGATCTCGGGTACGAGGAGATCGGGTTGATCCTGGGGAGCCGTGCCCTTGAGGAGTCTGCGCATCGGCGGCAGGGCATTGAGCGGGCCCTGTCGGAGGCCGGGATTGCAGTGTCGGACCGGCATGTCGCCGAGGGGGACTATTCGCAGGAAAGCGGGCACTCCATCGTCCGGGCGTGGGCGGAGCAGGGGCGGATGCCCCGAGCCCTGTTTTGTGCGAGCGACACGATGGCAATGGGGGCGCTGCTTGCGCTCAACCAGGCCGACTACGAGGTCCCCGACGAGGTCGCGATCGTCGGGTTTGACGACCTGCCCGCGGCCCAGTACACCATCCCCCCCCTTACGACGGTCCGCCAGCCGGTGTATGAGAAGGGCCAGGCGGCGATCGACCTGCTCATCGATCACATCGAGAACGACGAGACCGATCCCGTCCACACGGAGCTTGAGCCGGAGCTCGTGGTGCGGCAGAGCTGCGGGGCCCGGTAG
- a CDS encoding sodium:solute symporter family protein: MTSFDWFFVATYLIFSFGIALYFYQRAGEDTSEFFLSGRAMPWWLAGTSMVATTFAVDTPLLVTEIVAQNGIAGNWLWWNAAIGGMLTVFFFARLWRRSGVMTDVEFVEFRYSGRVAAWLRGLKALFFGLLLNILIIGWVSLAMETVIDRLFPDLTLFGQAAFSVLGREMSAALVVTGGLILLVSVYALLSGLWGVMVTDLFQFVVAMGGTITLAVLVLDMPEIGGVAGLREQLPDETFNLLPTIGGAAEGAATFSLSALAFAAYAGVQWWASWYPGAEPGGGGYIAQRMMSAKDEPNALFATLWYTIAHFCLRPWPWIIVALAALVLYPDLNEPRAGFVLVMKDVLPPGLLGLLFASFLAAFMSTVSTQLNWGVSYLVNDFWGRFVRPDADEAHYVLVSRILTFVVALLSLVVTLFLNTIAEAWGLLLSASAGLGLVLILRWYWWRVNAWSEMAATLAPIGLTVVALVLNVFGVQVPGLQADFPLNLYSVVGFTTVVWLAATFLTRPTDEETLDAFYRKVHPGGPGWTPVAERHPDVTADSGLGRLALDWLVGVVLVYSTLFGTGYLILGWTLWGLACIAVSLTAATYLWRDLQRDEISLIGMGEE, from the coding sequence GTGACAAGCTTTGACTGGTTTTTTGTCGCCACCTACCTGATCTTCTCCTTCGGCATCGCGCTGTACTTCTACCAGCGGGCTGGCGAGGACACCTCGGAGTTCTTCCTGTCAGGCCGCGCGATGCCCTGGTGGCTGGCCGGGACGAGCATGGTGGCCACCACGTTTGCCGTCGACACGCCGCTTCTGGTGACGGAGATTGTGGCCCAGAACGGCATCGCGGGAAACTGGCTCTGGTGGAACGCCGCCATCGGCGGGATGCTGACGGTCTTCTTCTTTGCACGCCTCTGGCGCCGCAGCGGCGTGATGACGGACGTGGAGTTCGTCGAATTCCGGTACAGCGGGCGGGTGGCCGCGTGGCTGCGCGGTCTCAAGGCGCTCTTCTTTGGCCTCCTGCTGAACATCCTCATTATCGGATGGGTGTCGCTGGCGATGGAGACGGTCATCGACCGGCTCTTCCCCGACCTGACCCTGTTTGGACAGGCGGCCTTTTCGGTGCTGGGGCGGGAAATGAGCGCGGCCCTCGTGGTGACGGGCGGGCTCATCCTACTGGTGTCCGTCTACGCCCTGCTGTCGGGCCTCTGGGGCGTGATGGTGACGGACCTATTCCAGTTCGTGGTGGCGATGGGGGGCACCATCACGCTCGCCGTGCTCGTGCTCGACATGCCGGAGATCGGAGGAGTGGCGGGCCTCCGCGAGCAGCTGCCGGATGAGACGTTCAATCTGTTGCCCACGATCGGCGGGGCGGCGGAGGGGGCGGCGACCTTTTCGCTCTCGGCGCTGGCGTTTGCGGCGTACGCCGGGGTGCAGTGGTGGGCCAGTTGGTATCCGGGGGCTGAGCCGGGGGGCGGCGGCTACATCGCCCAACGCATGATGAGCGCGAAGGACGAGCCGAATGCCCTCTTCGCCACGCTCTGGTACACCATCGCACACTTCTGCCTGCGGCCCTGGCCGTGGATTATCGTGGCGCTGGCCGCACTGGTGCTCTACCCGGACCTCAACGAGCCGCGCGCCGGGTTCGTGCTGGTGATGAAGGACGTACTTCCCCCTGGCCTTCTCGGGCTCCTCTTTGCGTCCTTCCTGGCGGCGTTCATGAGTACGGTCTCCACGCAGCTGAACTGGGGCGTCTCGTACCTCGTCAACGACTTCTGGGGACGCTTCGTGCGGCCCGACGCAGACGAGGCCCACTACGTACTCGTCTCGCGGATCCTCACGTTCGTGGTGGCCCTGCTGAGCCTCGTCGTCACCCTCTTCCTGAACACCATCGCCGAGGCGTGGGGCCTGCTGCTGTCCGCCTCCGCCGGGCTGGGGCTCGTGCTCATCCTGCGCTGGTACTGGTGGCGCGTGAACGCATGGAGCGAGATGGCGGCCACCCTGGCCCCGATCGGGCTGACCGTGGTGGCCCTCGTGCTGAACGTGTTCGGTGTGCAGGTGCCGGGCCTGCAGGCCGACTTTCCCCTGAACCTCTACTCGGTGGTCGGGTTTACGACGGTCGTCTGGCTCGCGGCAACCTTTCTCACACGCCCGACTGACGAGGAGACGCTCGATGCGTTCTACCGAAAGGTCCATCCCGGCGGGCCCGGCTGGACGCCGGTGGCGGAGCGGCACCCCGACGTGACGGCGGACTCGGGACTGGGCCGCCTCGCACTGGACTGGCTCGTGGGGGTCGTGCTCGTGTACAGCACCCTCTTTGGCACCGGGTATCTCATCCTGGGATGGACGCTCTGGGGCCTGGCCTGTATCGCGGTGTCCCTGACGGCGGCGACGTATCTGTGGCGGGACCTGCAGCGGGACGAGATCTCGCTGATTGGCATGGGGGAGGAATAA
- a CDS encoding carbohydrate-binding family 9-like protein: protein MRRTLSRIILGVFVPFLVGGGLVSPAMAQSEYAAEENPVPEAGPRTYAIYRTTDSISVDGRLDEDDWGAAPWTADFVDIRGRDAPTPRFRTRAKMLWDDEALYVAAHLEEPDVWGTLTQRDTVVYYDDDFEVFIDPNGTTHNYYEVEVNALETVWDLMLLSPYRDGGPAVDAWDVRGIDAAVDVKGTLNDPSDTDEGWTVEMVLPWGALEEAAPGGRPPRAGDQWRLNFSRVDWPLAVENGTYEKDLDTTKAHPESNWVWSPQGAIDMHRPERWGIVQFADAEVGTATVSVEERPNRRVKEALRRLYHRQQAHRDEHGTYATALSALNASNVQLPERDFAPTLRTTQTMYEISAPGVRGTTVHIRQDGRVWVTGE from the coding sequence ATGCGACGCACTCTCTCCCGTATCATCCTTGGGGTCTTCGTTCCCTTTCTCGTGGGGGGCGGCTTGGTCTCCCCGGCGATGGCACAGTCGGAATACGCTGCGGAGGAGAATCCCGTGCCCGAAGCGGGTCCGCGTACCTACGCCATCTACCGCACGACCGACTCGATTTCGGTGGACGGACGACTCGACGAAGACGACTGGGGCGCGGCGCCGTGGACCGCCGACTTCGTAGACATCCGCGGGCGCGACGCCCCGACGCCACGGTTTCGGACCCGGGCCAAGATGCTGTGGGACGACGAGGCCCTCTACGTGGCGGCCCATCTCGAGGAGCCCGACGTGTGGGGCACCCTCACACAGCGGGACACGGTGGTCTACTACGACGACGACTTTGAGGTCTTCATCGATCCCAACGGGACGACGCACAACTACTACGAGGTCGAGGTGAATGCCCTCGAGACCGTGTGGGACCTCATGCTCCTGAGCCCCTACCGCGACGGCGGTCCGGCCGTCGACGCCTGGGACGTGCGGGGCATCGACGCGGCGGTTGACGTGAAGGGGACCCTCAACGATCCCTCGGACACCGACGAGGGGTGGACGGTGGAGATGGTGCTGCCCTGGGGCGCGCTGGAGGAGGCCGCACCGGGCGGGCGGCCCCCGCGTGCCGGTGACCAGTGGCGCCTGAACTTCTCGCGGGTCGACTGGCCCCTTGCCGTCGAGAATGGGACCTACGAAAAAGACCTCGACACCACGAAGGCGCATCCGGAGAGCAACTGGGTGTGGTCGCCGCAGGGGGCCATCGACATGCACCGGCCCGAACGGTGGGGCATCGTGCAATTTGCGGACGCCGAGGTCGGGACCGCGACCGTGTCCGTGGAGGAGCGTCCCAATCGGCGCGTGAAAGAGGCGCTACGGCGCCTTTACCATCGCCAGCAGGCGCACCGCGACGAACACGGCACGTACGCCACGGCCCTCTCGGCCCTCAATGCCTCGAACGTTCAGCTTCCTGAGCGCGACTTTGCCCCCACGCTCCGAACGACCCAGACGATGTACGAAATCTCGGCGCCCGGGGTAAGGGGGACCACCGTTCACATCCGTCAGGACGGAAGGGTCTGGGTGACCGGAGAGTGA
- a CDS encoding glycoside hydrolase family 3 N-terminal domain-containing protein, producing the protein MMTTSLRHLLTAAGLTVAAVVVSVAFSTPGTTPFAASLMGAPSETPDTTDGATAAWAERQFRDMTLDEKIAQLFVVRIDGEFQNANTPSYRETVALVEEFGAGGLIFGPGTPMTQIAMANDLQAKAERPLLVAQDTEWGVGMRIDEATSFPPAMAIGATRDASHAYRVGYATAREARALGVHQLYAPVADVNNNPKNPIINVRSFGESPSLVGTMASAFTRGAQRGGTLATVKHFPGHGDTDVDSHINLPILRFDRSRLDSLELMPFRQTLDAGVESVMTGHLALPKIAADSVPATLSRPLTHDLLREELGFDGLVVTDALNMQAVTRTFGVGETAVRVLEAGADLVLMSTNPHAAHQAVRRAVTTGRIDTTEINDSVRRLLEVKQNLNLHEARRVSLDTTRHRVARRSHEVLSHTVARESLTLLANADSLLPLTPPEQHDVLVVTLSDSEYPGTGDTFVDRLRDQPAIKTLDTRRLDPRSDSADVQDHQADASDYDVVVVPSFLRVQAWSGSIGLSDMHHDFLEDLAGTDTPVAFVAFGNPYAPTGLAPAPDAILAAYGSGDASQRAAAQALGGGAGTPGRLPVTIPGVAEKGEGRRLDPVSPREGTPESVGMDGAQLARLDTLLRSAMLDGAFPGAAVAVGRGPALAKLDAYGYHTYDETKPVQTGTQYDLASLTKVVATTTAVMKLYEADSLALDAPVARYLPDFAQNGKEAVTVRQLLAHSSGLKPYLDPDERGPTRAALLDTVMAQPLTYTPGTQATYSGLNAITLMRIVETISGRSFDAFCRAHIFEPLGMDQTGFYDADVTREWVAPTTDTSGTQRQGGVHDPMARDMNGVSGNAGLFSTAADLARFGYMLTHEGRIDGRQFLEPQTIKTFTAQTDVPGSTRALGWDTKSSEGYSSAGEDFSAGSFGHTGYTGTSFWVDPAEDLFFVLLTNRVYPDDTSDQITQVRPRAADIVHRAIEGPPRPLLPGPAPGQ; encoded by the coding sequence ATGATGACGACCTCCCTGCGCCACCTTCTCACGGCCGCCGGCCTCACGGTGGCGGCCGTCGTTGTCTCCGTCGCGTTTAGTACGCCTGGCACCACCCCCTTTGCGGCGAGTCTCATGGGCGCGCCGTCCGAGACGCCGGACACGACGGACGGGGCGACGGCGGCCTGGGCCGAGCGGCAGTTCCGGGACATGACCCTCGACGAGAAGATCGCGCAGCTTTTCGTGGTCCGGATCGACGGGGAGTTCCAGAACGCGAACACCCCCTCGTACCGCGAGACGGTCGCGCTTGTCGAAGAGTTTGGGGCGGGCGGGCTCATCTTTGGGCCGGGCACGCCGATGACCCAGATCGCGATGGCCAATGACCTGCAGGCGAAGGCCGAGCGGCCCCTCCTCGTGGCGCAGGACACGGAGTGGGGCGTGGGCATGCGCATCGACGAGGCCACCTCGTTCCCGCCGGCCATGGCGATTGGGGCCACGCGGGATGCGTCCCATGCCTACCGGGTGGGCTACGCAACGGCCCGGGAGGCCCGGGCGCTCGGCGTGCACCAGCTCTACGCGCCGGTGGCGGACGTCAACAACAACCCCAAGAATCCCATCATCAACGTTCGCTCGTTTGGCGAGTCGCCCTCCCTGGTGGGGACGATGGCCTCGGCCTTCACTCGGGGGGCGCAGCGGGGCGGGACCCTCGCGACGGTGAAGCACTTTCCCGGCCACGGCGATACGGACGTCGACTCGCACATCAACCTGCCGATCCTTCGGTTCGACCGAAGCCGTCTCGACTCCCTCGAACTGATGCCGTTCCGGCAGACCCTCGACGCGGGGGTGGAGAGCGTCATGACTGGCCACCTCGCCCTTCCCAAGATTGCGGCGGACAGTGTGCCGGCCACCCTCTCTCGTCCCCTGACCCACGATCTTCTTCGAGAGGAGCTTGGGTTCGACGGGCTCGTGGTGACCGACGCCTTGAACATGCAGGCCGTCACCCGCACGTTCGGCGTTGGCGAGACGGCGGTGCGCGTGCTTGAGGCGGGGGCGGACCTCGTGCTCATGTCCACCAACCCGCACGCGGCGCACCAGGCGGTCCGGCGGGCGGTGACCACCGGGCGCATCGACACGACCGAGATCAACGACTCGGTGCGGCGGCTCCTTGAGGTGAAACAGAACCTCAATCTGCACGAGGCCCGACGGGTCTCGCTCGACACGACCCGGCACCGCGTGGCACGGCGGTCCCACGAGGTGCTGTCCCACACCGTGGCCCGCGAGTCGCTCACGCTCCTTGCCAACGCGGACTCTCTTCTGCCCCTCACGCCGCCGGAGCAGCACGACGTCCTCGTTGTTACGCTCAGCGACAGTGAGTATCCGGGGACGGGCGATACATTCGTCGATCGACTTCGGGACCAGCCCGCCATCAAAACTCTCGACACGCGCCGCCTCGACCCGCGCTCCGACTCGGCGGACGTGCAGGACCACCAGGCGGACGCGTCGGACTACGATGTCGTGGTCGTGCCGTCCTTCCTCCGCGTCCAGGCGTGGAGCGGGTCGATCGGACTGAGCGACATGCACCACGACTTCCTCGAGGACCTGGCGGGTACGGACACGCCGGTCGCGTTCGTGGCCTTCGGCAACCCCTACGCCCCGACGGGGCTGGCGCCCGCCCCGGACGCCATTCTGGCCGCCTACGGCTCCGGTGATGCCTCGCAGCGGGCCGCCGCGCAGGCGCTTGGCGGGGGCGCCGGCACGCCGGGGCGCCTGCCGGTCACCATTCCGGGGGTGGCCGAGAAGGGAGAGGGGCGCCGGCTCGATCCCGTCTCGCCCCGTGAGGGGACTCCCGAATCGGTGGGGATGGACGGGGCGCAGCTTGCCCGCCTCGACACGCTGCTCCGCTCGGCCATGCTTGACGGCGCGTTTCCGGGCGCCGCCGTCGCCGTGGGACGCGGACCGGCCCTCGCGAAGCTCGACGCCTACGGCTACCATACCTACGACGAGACGAAGCCGGTACAGACGGGCACCCAGTACGACCTCGCCTCGCTCACGAAGGTGGTGGCTACAACCACCGCCGTCATGAAGCTCTACGAGGCCGACTCCCTCGCGCTCGACGCCCCGGTGGCCCGCTACCTTCCCGACTTCGCCCAGAACGGCAAGGAGGCGGTCACTGTGCGCCAGCTGCTTGCCCACTCGTCGGGCCTGAAGCCATACCTGGATCCCGACGAGCGCGGCCCGACCCGGGCGGCCCTCCTCGACACCGTCATGGCCCAGCCGCTCACGTACACGCCCGGCACCCAGGCCACCTACAGTGGGCTCAACGCGATTACGCTGATGCGCATCGTGGAGACGATTAGCGGCCGGTCGTTCGACGCGTTCTGCCGGGCGCACATTTTTGAGCCGCTCGGGATGGATCAGACGGGGTTCTACGACGCCGACGTCACCCGTGAATGGGTGGCGCCGACGACCGATACCTCGGGCACGCAGCGTCAAGGAGGCGTCCACGACCCGATGGCCCGCGATATGAACGGGGTCTCGGGGAACGCGGGGCTCTTTTCGACCGCTGCCGACCTGGCCCGCTTCGGGTACATGCTGACCCACGAGGGCCGAATCGACGGGCGACAGTTTCTAGAGCCGCAGACGATCAAGACGTTTACGGCACAGACCGACGTGCCAGGTAGCACCCGGGCCCTCGGGTGGGACACCAAGAGCTCGGAGGGGTACTCCTCGGCCGGGGAGGACTTCTCGGCGGGGAGCTTCGGGCACACCGGCTACACGGGGACCTCGTTCTGGGTCGATCCGGCGGAGGATCTCTTCTTCGTCCTGCTCACGAACCGCGTGTACCCGGACGACACCTCTGATCAGATTACGCAGGTTCGTCCACGGGCGGCCGACATCGTGCACCGCGCGATTGAAGGGCCGCCCCGTCCGCTGCTTCCCGGACCCGCACCGGGGCAGTGA
- a CDS encoding family 20 glycosylhydrolase, which translates to MRQIVLSLLLVLGGAVAAHAQTEPAPAHPSADELSIRWGVETNRVDDGRRFRSSFTIANHGDEALGTTNWALYFNFARSIDPASVTAPVRITRVNGDFYKLTPDENFTPIEPGGQLRVAVEAPGSVIKRVDAPAGFYVVFTDAEGRPRPPAAVSDVTVEPFTRPAQTTRGPDDVWPTPTPATRYADNASLTNRPPGAEGRIVPTPDSIHRRPGTFALRADATIRYEEGLAAEARQLAEGLAAVLGRRPQTTTTDSAAAITLRRAAGTPPATDSASAEAYRLTVDPDTGITVTGATDTGVFYGVQSLEAWLPVEAYRAPSSPVDVPAARVVDAPRFGYRGLHLDVARNFQPVAAVKRLLDVMAFYKLNTFHFHLTDDEGWRLAVEGLPELTRVGGRRGHTLDEHEHLMPSYGSGPSPAPDASAGSGWYSRADYLEILRYAKERHITVLPEIDVPGHARAAIQAMEARARRLRAAGDSAAAHAYRLRDPADTSTYESVQGWDDNVMNVCRPSTYRFLSTVVDELRGLHATAGAPLPAVHVGGDEVPEGVWAGSPMCDDYIARTEGVDGAEDLFGHFLSRFQDTLATRDLTMAGWEEVGLEEADHQSTTTTPNESLVDEGVRPYVWSNIWGGGTEDRAYRLANAGYDVVMSQATNFYFDMAYSKHPGENGYYWAGFVDTNAPFAFVPFDLYKSADRTGMGQPIDPDTAFADQVRLADTARKNIRGLQGQLWGETLRSTDRMEYMAVPRLLSLAERAWARQPGWATLDDSEALRARRAEAWTAFANRLGHRELPRLSSRHPDWSYRLPPPGGTVAKGTLKANVALPGLSVRYTTDGTRPTAASPRYTGPVSVPEGATVRLRTFDTLGRGGRTVTVPTSP; encoded by the coding sequence ATGCGTCAGATTGTACTTTCCCTTCTTCTAGTCCTGGGTGGGGCCGTGGCCGCGCACGCTCAGACCGAGCCTGCCCCCGCGCACCCGTCCGCCGATGAGCTCTCGATCCGCTGGGGCGTGGAGACGAATCGGGTCGACGACGGCCGGCGGTTTCGGTCGTCGTTCACGATTGCCAACCACGGGGACGAGGCGCTGGGGACGACCAACTGGGCGCTCTACTTCAACTTCGCGCGTTCCATCGATCCGGCGAGCGTGACGGCGCCGGTGCGCATCACACGGGTCAATGGCGACTTCTATAAGCTGACGCCGGATGAAAACTTCACCCCGATTGAGCCCGGTGGCCAGCTGCGGGTGGCGGTGGAGGCACCCGGGTCGGTCATCAAGCGCGTCGACGCCCCGGCCGGCTTCTACGTTGTGTTTACGGACGCGGAGGGGCGGCCCCGGCCGCCGGCCGCCGTGTCGGACGTGACCGTCGAGCCCTTCACCCGTCCCGCCCAGACGACCCGAGGCCCAGACGATGTCTGGCCCACGCCGACCCCTGCGACCCGGTACGCGGACAACGCCTCCCTGACGAACCGCCCGCCCGGCGCAGAGGGACGCATCGTCCCGACGCCGGACTCTATCCATCGGCGGCCCGGGACGTTTGCGCTCCGGGCGGACGCGACCATCCGCTACGAGGAGGGCCTGGCCGCCGAGGCCCGGCAGCTCGCGGAGGGGCTGGCCGCGGTGCTGGGGCGACGTCCCCAAACGACGACGACAGACTCCGCCGCCGCCATCACGCTTCGCCGGGCCGCGGGGACGCCGCCCGCCACCGATTCGGCGTCGGCCGAGGCCTACCGGCTCACGGTCGATCCGGATACGGGCATCACCGTCACGGGCGCCACCGACACGGGCGTGTTCTATGGCGTGCAGAGCCTGGAGGCGTGGCTCCCCGTGGAGGCCTACCGAGCGCCGTCGTCGCCGGTGGACGTGCCCGCCGCCCGTGTCGTGGACGCGCCCCGGTTCGGGTATCGGGGCCTGCATCTCGACGTGGCCCGCAACTTCCAGCCGGTGGCGGCGGTGAAGCGGCTTCTCGACGTCATGGCCTTCTACAAGCTGAACACCTTTCACTTTCACCTCACCGACGACGAAGGATGGCGCCTCGCCGTCGAGGGCCTGCCCGAGTTGACCCGTGTGGGCGGCCGCCGCGGCCACACGCTCGACGAGCACGAGCACCTGATGCCGTCCTACGGGTCGGGGCCGAGTCCGGCCCCAGATGCCTCCGCCGGAAGTGGCTGGTACAGTCGGGCCGACTACCTCGAAATTCTGCGCTACGCGAAGGAGCGTCACATTACCGTCCTGCCCGAGATCGACGTGCCGGGCCACGCCCGTGCCGCCATTCAGGCCATGGAGGCGCGAGCACGCCGGCTTCGAGCGGCGGGGGACTCGGCGGCGGCCCACGCGTACCGGCTTCGAGATCCGGCCGACACGTCGACCTACGAGTCTGTACAGGGGTGGGACGACAACGTGATGAACGTGTGCCGGCCGTCTACCTACCGGTTCCTGTCGACTGTCGTCGATGAGCTTCGGGGCCTGCACGCGACGGCGGGGGCGCCGCTTCCGGCCGTTCACGTGGGCGGGGACGAGGTGCCGGAGGGCGTGTGGGCGGGCTCCCCCATGTGCGACGACTACATTGCGCGCACCGAAGGGGTCGACGGCGCCGAGGACCTCTTCGGCCACTTCCTGAGTCGGTTTCAGGACACGCTGGCCACGCGAGACCTCACCATGGCGGGGTGGGAGGAGGTGGGGTTGGAAGAGGCGGACCACCAGTCCACGACCACGACGCCGAACGAATCCTTGGTCGACGAGGGCGTTCGCCCCTACGTCTGGAGCAACATCTGGGGCGGCGGAACTGAGGACCGGGCCTACCGGCTCGCTAACGCGGGCTACGACGTGGTGATGTCGCAGGCCACCAACTTCTACTTCGACATGGCTTACAGCAAGCACCCGGGCGAGAACGGCTACTACTGGGCCGGCTTCGTCGACACGAACGCGCCTTTTGCCTTCGTGCCGTTCGACCTCTACAAGAGTGCCGACCGCACGGGGATGGGGCAGCCCATCGACCCCGACACGGCTTTTGCCGATCAGGTGCGGCTCGCCGACACCGCACGGAAAAACATCCGGGGCCTGCAGGGACAGCTCTGGGGCGAGACGCTTCGAAGCACCGACCGGATGGAGTACATGGCCGTCCCCCGGCTCCTGAGCCTTGCCGAACGGGCGTGGGCCCGGCAGCCCGGCTGGGCAACACTCGACGACAGCGAGGCGCTCCGGGCCCGGCGGGCCGAGGCCTGGACGGCGTTTGCGAATCGGCTCGGGCACCGTGAGTTGCCTCGCCTGAGCAGTCGCCATCCGGACTGGTCGTACCGGCTCCCCCCACCCGGGGGCACGGTGGCGAAGGGAACGTTGAAGGCAAACGTGGCCCTCCCGGGGCTGTCGGTCCGCTACACGACCGACGGCACCCGTCCGACCGCCGCGTCGCCCCGATACACCGGTCCGGTGTCGGTGCCCGAGGGGGCCACCGTCCGGCTGCGAACGTTCGACACGCTCGGGCGGGGCGGGCGAACCGTCACGGTCCCCACGTCCCCGTAG